Genomic DNA from Candidatus Stygibacter australis:
CCAAACAACTGACCACAAATTTGAACGTCTTTCAAACCACAAGTATGGGCAGGCTGTTTGATTGTGTGAGTGCCATGCTTGATCTGGTCACTAAAATTTCTTTTGATGCTCAGGCGGCCATGGCTCTGGAATCTATCTGCCCGGAAAATATCATGGATTATCCGCCTTATGAATTTTATTTTGATCAGCAGAATATTAAAATAAAACCTGTTCTCCAGGGCATTTCCCACGACATTCAGCAAAATGAACCACACCCGCTTATCTCAGCCCGGTTTCATCATACCATAATCGAGTTTACTCTTCAGGCAGTAAAACTTCTCCGAAAAGAGTCCTCTATTAATAATGTAGTACTTGCTGGAGGTGTGATGCAAAATGCCATAATATTTACTAATCTTATCAAGATGCTCCAAAAAAATAACTTTACAGTTTTCGCTCCCAGACTGTTTCCTCCTAATGATGGTTCTATTGCTCTGGGACAGATAGTAATTGCTAATCATCGCAATAAATGAGGTAATAAATATGTGTCTTGCCATACCGGGAAAAATTGTTAAAATCCATGATGACACCGGCGTTGTCGATCTGGGTGGTATAAACCAGGAGATTTCTCTCACCTTTATACCCCAGGTTGTTATCGGCGACTGGGTTCTCATCCACACAGGCTTTGCTATCAATATCATCTCTGAAGATGATGCCTTTAAAACTATCGAACTTCTCCAGGCTGTCTATGCTAAATAAAATGTTCCAGGACCATGACCTGGCACAAAAGATCATCACCCGGATAAGCGGTTTCAAAGAAAATATCCGCATCATGGAAGTTTGCGGTTCCCACACAATGGCTATCGGAAAATGGGCACTCAGAAAACTGCTGCCCTCTAATATCCATTTGATTTCCGGTCCTGGCTGCCCTGTTTGCGTTACTCCTCCATCTATAATAGATTCTCTGATAGATCTCCAATCTGTCACAATTGCCACATTTGGTGATATGCTGCGGCTGCCAGGTAATAATGGAACTCTTGAAGATGCCAGAGCCTCAGGACTTGACGTGCGCATCGTTTATTCTCCCCTCGATGCTCTCAAGCTTGCTCAAAAAAAAGAAACTATCTTTATCGGTATAGGTTTTGAAACTACTATCCCCGGCATTGCCCATACTATCAGACTTGCCAAAAAGAAAAACCTGACTGGTTTCTCAGTTCTGCCTGCTTTCAAGATAATCCCGCCAGCCCTCAAAGCACTGCTAAATTCTTCTGTGACCAATATAGATGGCTTCATCCTCCCGGGAAACGTAAGTGCCATCATTGGTTCAAATGCCTATGAATTTCTTCCTCAGGAGTTTGATCTTGGTGGCGTTGTAACTGGTTTTGAACCGTTGGATATTCTCACAGCTATCAATATGCTCATCGAGCAGCATCAGAATAATTCTCCCAAAATTGAAAATGAATACCAGCGAGTTGTTTCCCCCACAGGAAATATCAATGCTCAGCAGACTATCAACGAAGTAATGCAGGTGCAGGATTCCTGGTGGCGTGGTCTGGGATATATCCCTGCTTCCGGTCTGGGTATCAGAGATGAATTCCGTGATTTTGATGCAATTTATAAATATAACCTGAATATTACTGATCAACAGCCAGATACCGGCTGCCAGTGTGGTGACGTGCTCAAAGGCATTATCACCCCACCCCAATGCCCACTTTTTGCCAGTACCTGCACTCCTGCCAATCCCCTTGGCCCCTGCATGGTATCTTCTGAAGGCTCTTGTGCCGCTTATTATAAATATGAAAGATAATATTATAACTCTCGCTCATGGCAGTGGTGCCAGACTCACCCAAAACCTTATCTCCAGCGTTTTTGCAAGCACCTTCCAGATGGAAGAACTCTCTGACTCCTTCCGCATAGAACCAGGACTGGTAGTAACCACTGATGCCCACGTAGTTAAACCCCTTTTCTTTCCCGGTGGCAATATTGGTAAACTCGCCGTAACTGGCACAGTAAATGATGTTGCTGTCTCCGGAGCTGTACCCGCATATCTGCTGGCTGCCTTTATCATCGAAGAAGGATTTCCGATCTCAGAATTGCAGAAAATTGTCAATTCCATGCAAAAGGCTGCTCAGGAAGCTGGTGTAAAAATTATTGCCGGAGATACTAAAGTAGTGGAAAAGCACAATGCAGAAGGTGTATATATCACAACTACAGGAATAGGTTATTTAGCTGAAGGTATAGCGCTTTCCACACAAAAAATTAAGCCGGGAGATCAAATCATCGTTAATAATTACATTGGTGATCACACTATTGCCATCATTAACAGCCGTGACCAGCTCGGTCTCCAACCTCCCCCACTCAGCGATTGCGCCCCGCTTAACCATCTTATTCAGGATATGCTAAGCGTCTCAGATGTCCATTTCATCCGTGATGCCACCCGTGGTGGTGTCGCCACTATCCTAAACGAGGTTTACGATGATTGCGGCATGGGTATCATCATCGATGAATCTGCCCTGCCAATTAGAAATTCAACTATGGCTGTTAGCGAGCTACTGGGTATGGAACCGCTATATATGGCAAATGAAGGTGTTATTGTCTCCTTTGTTCCTGCTCAAACCGATAATTTACTCTCTGCGATGACAGCTAATATCTATGGTAAAAATTCTGCGCTAATCGGAAAGGTGACAAATGAGGTGAAGGGTGTATATCTCAAAACCCCTTTAGGGAGCCTTAGACCTTTGCCTATGCTCAATGCTGACCCTCTCCCCCGCATCTGCTGATCATGCACGAAGCCAGCCTTATCACTTCATTATTAAAAATCGCTCATAGAGTAAAAATCCAGAATGAACTTGATACCATCTCAAAAGTTACTATTGTTGTAGGTGATATGCACCAGGTTATCTCCGATGTTATGCAGAATTGTTTTGATTTATTAAAAGATGATTTTCAGGGCTTTGATAACGCCCAACTTATTATAAAACACACTCCACTGAAAATCCGCTGCAAAGAATGCCAAAAGATCATCACGCTCAATCAGACAGATTTCCACTGCCCTCACTGCCACTCCACATCTACCGAGATCGTATCCGGTCAAGAACTATTCATAGAAACCCTCGAAGCCGAATAAGGAGACTGTTAAATTCTCACCAGTCAATACCTTGCGAATGGTCGATAGACCTCCGCAATGGTTGGTCAGAGGATGGAATCTATTAAATCTATACCATTATGCCATTTAGCATTGTTAATATCTTGTTCAAATCGGTCAACCATTGCGGTCTATCGACCATTCGCAAGGTCTCAGAATACATTACATTCATCCGTGAGATCCGCCTGCCGTGCCGTAGCCTTGGCGTAGGATGGTGGCTAACTTTTCTTATTCTTCTCCAGAAATTCCACCCAATCTTCCATACCCTCTCCGGTTTTACTGGATAGGATAATTATCTCCATCTCAGGATTGATCTTCAGCACATTATTGATCATCCGCTGCATATTTATATCCAGATACGGCAGCAGATCAACTTTGGAGATCAGGCAAAATTGTGAATTGCGAAAAGCCAGGGGATATTTCAAAGGTTTATCTTCACCTTCAGTCACGCTTAAAACTACACCATTCAAATGTGCACCCACATCAAATTCAGCCGGGCATACCAGATTTCCGATATTTTCTACAAATAAATAGTCTATTCCCGACAGATCAATTTCCTGCAGAGCATTTTGGATCCAGCCGGCTTCCAGATGACAGTCCCCACCAAAAGGTCCTGTATTGATCTGATAACTCGCTATCCCCGCACTCACAAGCCTTTCAGCGTCAAGTGTAGTTTGAATATCACCTTCAATTGCAAATATCCCCTCAGTTATCAAACTGGATGTCCGCTCCAATAATGAAGTTTTACCACTGCCCGGTGAACTCATCAGATTAATACTCAAAATCCCCTTTTTCTCCATTTCGGCTCGCATTCCATCTGCCACCCGGTCATTGGCACTTAAAATTTTCTCCATCACTTTGATCTCTCTTTTTTCCATAACTGCTCCCAGATTTTTTTAATTATTTCCTTTTTTCTGACAATACTATTTTATAATTATCCCTCGAAAATTGTCAACTACCTTTCCCTACCCTCCCCCTAAAAATCCCATAGTCCCTGAAAGTCCAATACCCTCTATATGACCTATACCAGCCATAATCTGCCAATCTTCCGGAACAACAAAGCACGTACTGACATTTTTTTGTTAGATTGTGCTAAGTTGTTCTTGTCTGATTCCACTTTTTGGTTATTTTATATGTGGGGGATGCTTGGAAGAGCATGGGTAAAAAAATTTAAATAAGGTGGTTATGATGAAAAACCTATCAGGAAAAAACGTGACCGATTTCGTTCAGCGCAATTTTGAAGTGCATGGCGAATTTGAAGGCATTGTGTATCGCACCAAACGAAACGGCACGCAGGAACATTATCCCTATATCCCGGTATCATATTATCAGCGGACTCCTCTGGTGATACGAAATGAAGCTATCAGGCGTTTTGCTGTCACGGTTTATAATCTTCGGCTGGCTGAATATAAGTCTGTGATCAAAAAACTCAATTATTACGCGCCGTATATTTTGAAACCTGGAGTGCAGAAATTTCGCGGTGAGACGGCTTTCTATGTGCGAGAGCGGGGAGATTATGAGTTTCGCTGGCAGGGCACACCAATGGGTTTTCATCAAAAAGTCGCACCACGCACATTTGTAGAACTGAGCTTTCATGCAGAAGGCGAGTTTGGGCTGGATTGTTATTTTCAGGATGAATTATACTGCCAGCGGAATTTCATCATCTCTTCCGGTGATCTGGAGACAGCTTATTACACGTGGCTGACTGCTAATTTGGAGCATGTATTAAGCCTGCCTGAACCTGAATATGAGAGCATAAAGACCTATCGCAGGGGACTGCGCAGCAAAGTGAACTGGATCACTGCCCTCACCGGAAAGTGCCATGGAGAGGTGGTTTATGAAATCCCGGATTACAGCTATAAGGAACACAAGCGGGAAAATCCCTGGCTCTATCACCGGCGAAGGTATGACCACAGCGTGAACCCCCAGACACTCTATTTTAATAATAAGATAAAAGAAATTGCTATAGATTGGCAAACACTTTCGCAGAATGAGCGTGATGAATGGAATAAACGAGCAGCGAGGTACCAGAAACAGCGATTAACAGGATTTAATCTATATACAAGAGAGAATTTGATGTAGCTTAATCATCTTGATTAAGTTGTTTTTAG
This window encodes:
- a CDS encoding HypC/HybG/HupF family hydrogenase formation chaperone; the protein is MCLAIPGKIVKIHDDTGVVDLGGINQEISLTFIPQVVIGDWVLIHTGFAINIISEDDAFKTIELLQAVYAK
- the hypD gene encoding hydrogenase formation protein HypD — its product is MFQDHDLAQKIITRISGFKENIRIMEVCGSHTMAIGKWALRKLLPSNIHLISGPGCPVCVTPPSIIDSLIDLQSVTIATFGDMLRLPGNNGTLEDARASGLDVRIVYSPLDALKLAQKKETIFIGIGFETTIPGIAHTIRLAKKKNLTGFSVLPAFKIIPPALKALLNSSVTNIDGFILPGNVSAIIGSNAYEFLPQEFDLGGVVTGFEPLDILTAINMLIEQHQNNSPKIENEYQRVVSPTGNINAQQTINEVMQVQDSWWRGLGYIPASGLGIRDEFRDFDAIYKYNLNITDQQPDTGCQCGDVLKGIITPPQCPLFASTCTPANPLGPCMVSSEGSCAAYYKYER
- the hypE gene encoding hydrogenase expression/formation protein HypE, with product MKDNIITLAHGSGARLTQNLISSVFASTFQMEELSDSFRIEPGLVVTTDAHVVKPLFFPGGNIGKLAVTGTVNDVAVSGAVPAYLLAAFIIEEGFPISELQKIVNSMQKAAQEAGVKIIAGDTKVVEKHNAEGVYITTTGIGYLAEGIALSTQKIKPGDQIIVNNYIGDHTIAIINSRDQLGLQPPPLSDCAPLNHLIQDMLSVSDVHFIRDATRGGVATILNEVYDDCGMGIIIDESALPIRNSTMAVSELLGMEPLYMANEGVIVSFVPAQTDNLLSAMTANIYGKNSALIGKVTNEVKGVYLKTPLGSLRPLPMLNADPLPRIC
- a CDS encoding hydrogenase maturation nickel metallochaperone HypA; its protein translation is MHEASLITSLLKIAHRVKIQNELDTISKVTIVVGDMHQVISDVMQNCFDLLKDDFQGFDNAQLIIKHTPLKIRCKECQKIITLNQTDFHCPHCHSTSTEIVSGQELFIETLEAE
- the hypB gene encoding hydrogenase nickel incorporation protein HypB yields the protein MEKREIKVMEKILSANDRVADGMRAEMEKKGILSINLMSSPGSGKTSLLERTSSLITEGIFAIEGDIQTTLDAERLVSAGIASYQINTGPFGGDCHLEAGWIQNALQEIDLSGIDYLFVENIGNLVCPAEFDVGAHLNGVVLSVTEGEDKPLKYPLAFRNSQFCLISKVDLLPYLDINMQRMINNVLKINPEMEIIILSSKTGEGMEDWVEFLEKNKKS